The genomic interval TGGCCGGTCTGGCCGCGCGCGTAGAACGTTCGCGAAACCTGGGCGCCTCCGAAGGAGCGGTTCGCGAGCAAGCCGCCGTATTCGCGCGCGAACGGCACTCCCTGCTCGACGCATTGATCGATGATCAGATTACTGACTTCCGCGAGGCGATAGACATTCGCCTCCCGGGCCCGGAAATCGCCGCCTTTGATCGTGTCGTAGAAAAGGCGGAAGACGCTGTCGCCGTCGTTCTGATAATTCTTGGCGGCGTTAATGCCGCCCTGGGCGGCGATGCTGTGGGCCCGGCGCGGGCTGTCCTGGTAGCAGAAGCACTTTACGTTGTAACCGAGCTCGCCCAGAGTGGCCGCGGCCGAGCCCCCGGCCAGACCACTCCCGACGACGATAATCTCAAACTTTCGCCGGTTATTGGGAGCGACCAGCCGGGCGTGGTCCTTATGATTGGTCCATTTGTCAGCAAGAGGACCGGCGGGAATTCTGGCGTCCAGGCGGCCGATCATAGCTGTTGCGCCGGTTTCACGAGATGAAGAAGAACCGCGACCGGGATGGAGGTGTATCCGATGAAAATGAGCCAGGCGAAAATCCGGCCGGCGGTGGCGAGCTTCGGAGTCAGCTTCTTGTCGTTCAATCCGAGCGATTGAAAAAAGCTCGAAGTTCCGTGGCTAAGGTGAAGCGCGAGAAGGAACATTCCCAGGACGTAAAACCCCGAGACAAAGTAATTCTGAAAGCCGTAGACCATCATCGAGTAGACGTCGTAGCGATTGAGCGGGTCGGCTTTCAAAAGGAGAAAGCGTGGATCGGTCACCCGGACGGTGAAATGGGCGAGATGATAAAGGATGAAGGCAAGGACGATCAGCCCGCTCAAAGCCATGGAGCGTGAGGCGAAGGTCGCCTTCACATTGTCTTTTTTCTTGTAGGCCACCGGGCGGGCCCGCCGATTCTCGAGGGCCAGGCTGATGGTGTAAAAAATGTGGAGAAGAACATTCAGGAGGAGGAAACTACGGATCACCCAGAGAAAGGGACCGAGTTGCCGCAGATGCTCGGCATAGGAATTGATCCAGTCGGGACCGAGAAAAATCTGGAGATTGCCCAGGAGGTGGCCAAGCACGAACGCGATCAGGACCACGCCGGTGATCGCCACGATCATTTTTTTGCCGATTGAGGAGCGGTAAAATGAGGAAGACGCGGTCACAGGCTTGAGAAGCTCCAGCCGATCGGCCGCTGGATGCCTGAAATTAGAAGTCGGCCAAAGGGTGTCAAGCAATGCGCGGCGGATGGAACCGCTTAGGGCGCAGGAGAGCGGGCCACGATGGTCTGGAGCGAAACAACCTTGCGAAATGGAAACTCCGCGTAGGGCTGTCCCCCCCGCCAGTTATGATGACCCTGCGGCGAAAGAAAAAATGTTTCCACATCGGCCCGGAGCTGCTCCACCAACTGCGCGATCGGCTCAGGCGCGGTCTGTCCGCCCAGCTTTTGTTGCTCCGTGAGAATTGCTTGCGCCACGGTGAGGTCGTGCGCGTCGCCAATCCCCTGGAGAATGAAATCGAAACAATGAATGGAGAAGCCGTTGGGCGAAAGAAATTCCGCAATGGCCTCGAAACAGTTGGTGAGCGCGGGCGGTGGAAGGTGCTCGAGGACGGAGACCGAAAAAATCGCGTCGAAAGAGCCCGGCGCCAGGCCGCCCATTCCGGGGCGAAAATATTCCCGGCGAATTTTGACGTTCGGATACCGTTCGACGTATTGCTGATAATCAGTCGGGCCGTTTCCGAATCCGTCGTACGGATCGACGAGCGTGACCTCATAACCGAGCTCGTTGAGGAATCCGCTAACGATTGGTTGGCCGCCGCCGATTTCCAGAAGCCGCGCCGGTGGCGGCACATTCGCAAGCAAAGCTTTTACGGCCCAGGGGCGTTGCACATTTTTCAGATCGCCGTCCATGGCCGTGACCTGGGGAAGCTCGTCCAGGCTTTCGCAGTAATCGCGGACCGTTGCGTACGACGTCCCGGGCGGATGGGGCGATTGCGAGAACCGCGCGACGACTTCCGCCGCGGCGGCCGGATTACTTCGAAACCGTGATGGCGGGGACATCTGTCTGGGTTTGCTTTTGCGATTGGGCGGAGACGTCGGCGTAAAAACGCGCCAGGGCCCCGGCGTTGTTTCTCCAGTTGAAATTCTTTCGGCAAAACTCGGTGGCTCCCGCGGCCAGGCGTTCGGCCAGCGATTTGTTTGCGCGCAGGTGGCGAATCGCGTCGACAATGCCGAGCGCGTCAACTCTTGGCAGCACCAGCGCCTCTTCTCCATCGCGAACGAAGCGGCCGACGTTGCAGTTGGGAACGATTACCGGTCTCCCCATGGCGAAAAATTCCGGGAGTTTTCCGGGCAACCGGAATTCGTTGAAGGCATTGTCAGCTCCCGGTTGGACCAGGACATCCGCGAGGCTGAGAATCGCCGGGATTTCCCGGTATTCGACGTATCCCAGGGGGATAGAAATCTTCTGCGCCCATTCTTCGTCCGGGCCGAGGAATGGGTTGAAATCGCGGCCGGTGCGGACCAATCTCGCGGGAATTCCTTCCCGATCCAGGATGGCAGCCGCCAGGTAGAGGCTGCGAACGTCGCGCGCATTGGCGGAATGGACGTTGCCGGTATAACAAAGGACGACCGTCCCCTCCGACAATCCGAGCTGCGCGGGCAGTTCCGGATCTCGCGGCCGCGGAAAGAAAAGCTGGTCGTCGGCGCCCGGCCAAAGGACGAGCTTCGGGATCTCAGGCGGCACGAAGCGGTCGAGGCGATCCATGATCAGGGTTACGCCGGCCGCGGAAGCGATGAACGCGCGATAATGTCGCGGATGGGAAAGATTCGCGGGAATCTCCACGGACCGCGACCGCGCCAGCTTTTCAAAGGAGGTGCCGAGATTCACTTCGAGAATCAGCTCTTCGTTGTCTTCGAGATGAACAAAGAGCGAGAAGGTGCAGAAGCCGGCGAGTTTTTCGCAGAAGAGGCGAACGTTTTCGCGCGGCGTCCAGGCATGGACCACGTCGGGCGAGCGGCCGTCGGGAAAAATGCGGGTCCAATCTCCGTCTACCTGGGGGAAGCGATGGACGGAATAATTTTGGTCGCCTAGTCCAGTCCCGCTGTCGCGGCCATCTGGAAAGGCGACGGCGGTGGAATGGCCGAGGGCCGCGAGCTGATTGGCAAAGTTATGGACATGGACAGCGCTATTGGCGCTGAAGTCGTGGTAAAGGACGAAGAGGATGTTACTCACGCGGAGCGGCGGCTGTAATCGCCGCATTCCAGGTTGAGATTGGGATTGTAGTAGGGGTCGCCGCGCTCGATGACCTCTTCCCATTGATCGAGGAGAAGCATGCGGTCAATCATGTCGTAGTAACTCTGGCGCGAAACGGATTCGTGATGGAAGAGGAGCGCTTGCGGTGTGTAAATGATGCGCAAACCGCGCGCCCGCAAACGCAGGCAGAGATCGACGTCCTGATAAGCGGTGAAGAAATGTTCGTTGAAGCCGCCGATCTCTTCGAAAAGCGATTTCCGAATCATGAGACAGGCCCCCGTGACGGCGGACACCTCCCGCGCGCAAAGGAGACTGCCGGCATAGCCATCCACTTCGATCGGAAAACGTCGCATCGTGTGGTCCGCCGTTCCTCGCATTCCGAGCGCCACGCCCGCGTGCTGCACAGTCCGGTCGGGATAGGCGAGAAGCGCTCCGGTCGCTCCGACATCGTTTTGTTCCGCGTAGTAAGCGAGCTGTTGCAGCCAATCGGCGGTAATGACTTCCGTGTCGTTATTCAAAAAAACCAGGAGCTCGCCGGTCGCGGCTGCAGCCCCCTGGTTGTTCGCGCGGGAAAAATTAAACGGGTTAGGGAAGAGGATCCGGCGAATCGGAAATTCTCTCATGAGGGCCAGCGCACTCTCGTCCGTGGTCTCGTTGTCCATCACGATCACCTCAAAATCCGGGTGGGATGTCGTGGCGAAAATGCTCTTGAGACAACGCCCGAAAACATCCGGAGCATCGCGGGTGGGAATGATGATGCTCACTCGGCGCAATCTTTCCCGGTTTGCGGGGACGAAGTTGAGCCGATGCGGCAGCTTCGATTGCTCCGCTCGCGCGGCCAGGCCCATTCGCTCCAGATGGGCGTTCACCGCCCGCGCCTGCAACGCTCCGAGGTTTGGTTTCGCGTCCGTCGTTGCCGCAATGCTTCCGGGGGTTTTCCGCCAATGGTAAAGCACCTGCGGGATATGCCCGATACGAGGCCCCATCTCGCTTAGCCGGAGCATGAATTCGAAATCCTGGACGCCGTCGAACGCCGAATCGAAGCGCGTTTTCCGGGCAAGGTCGCGGCGGACGCAAAGGAGATGACCGACATACATGACGCCGCGAAAATATTCCGGGGACCAATCGGGTTTGAAAAACGGTTCAACCAGATCGCCCGTCGCGTCTTCGATCTTGTCCTCGTCGGAGTAAACAACGTCATCGCCTTCGCGCAGCTTTTCCTGCATCGCTTCGAGCGCGAAGGGATGGAGCAAATCGTCGTGATCGAGGAAGCAGACGTATTCCCCCCGGGCCAGCTCGAGCGCCTGGTTGTTCGCCGCGCTGATGCCGGCCTTCGCCGAAAAGCAGATCCGGACGCGTGGAGAGATGCGGTCGAGTAGTTCGAGAAGTTTTCGCGTCTGGGGATTCTCCGAGCCATCATCGACGAGGCACCATTCCCAATCGGCGATGGATTGGTTGAGCAGGCTCAGGGCTGCTTCCGCCAGCCATTCCGGCTTCGAGTTGAAGGTTGAAGTCAAAATGCTGAAGAACGGAGCGTCGGAGGTGGCCCGCTGCGCGTGTTTGTCGAAGGCAGGCTGAAGAAGTTCGAAAGCCTTGGCCGCGGAAAGTGAAGGCAGCTTTAGAATTCGCTCAGGAAACCTGGCATCTCCCGCGGATTCTTCCTCGAAGGTCGCGTCTCCTTCTCCGGGTTCTCTTTCCAGCTCATGCTCGAAGAACGGTTGCCACTCCGATCCCTGCTCGATCATTTCCAACCGCACCATCGATCGTCCCGGGGGCACTCGGAGTTCGATAGTGAAACCGCTTCGGCTGGCCAGGGGCCAGTCGCCGAAGGACCCGGCTACGTCCCGCCGCTCGAGTCCGTAGCGCGCCAGCCGGCCTTTGCGTCCGATTTTCGCCCGAACGCCGGCGATCTCTTTTCCGCTCCGCGAAAAGCACCATCCTTTGATCAGCAGAATCTCGCGGCTCGTTTTCCATTGTTTCGGCAGGTCGAGGGCGAACGCGAGATCCCGGTTGTCGATGCGATCCGGTTTCTCGGAACGATGGAAGAGTTTCCAGATCGGCTTGATGATTTTCCACGCGGCCGAGTGTTGGATTTGCTCGAGCAAACGCTCCCGGCTTTTCAAACGGGCGGTCGCATCCGCGCGTTTTACTTTCAGCGACCAGACTTCCTGTTCCGCGCGTTCGAGCTGCGATTCCACTCCGGCCACGCCAGTCTGGAGAAGACGGGCGAGTCTTTTCGCTGTGGCCAGATGGCGATGGGCAGAATCGAGCGCATCCCCGTCCGGGATGCGTTTTTCTTGCGAAGGCTTTGCCGCCTGCCGGCGCAGGTCCATGAGCGAACGCTGGAGTTGCTCCAGCTCCGCCGTTAACTCCAGCAAGTATTCGTTCTGGTCAGGCACGAGAGCGGTGGAGGCCCTGTTGTCTTGGCCAGACCGGAATCACGCCTGGCGGGGTTTGGATTTGAAGACGATTCCGAGCCACAGCAAGAGCGAAACTATTCCGATTGCCGATATCCACAACGAAATCGTCAGGTGCCGCGGCCAGTAGGAAAAGGAGAAGGTGTAATAGCCCGGCTCGGGAAGAAAAATGCCGCGAAAGGCCGCGTTGACTCGGAAATAATTTGCGGGTTTGCCGTTCACGAGCAGTCGGAAATCGTTTTCCGCGTAGGGTTCGGTCAAAACCATCACGCCTCTCTCCGGCGCGTTAACTTTGAAGGAGGTGCTGTTACTCGTAAATCGGTAGCCGATTGCCTGGACGAGGCGCCGGTCGGACGAAGGCGAAGGGTCCTTGAGCGTCCCTAATTCAGCCTGCCTGGCCATTTCCTCATTTGGGACCGCCGCGAACGGTTTTCCGTCGCCTTCTTTCAACAGCTTGACGAAATCGCTATCCGTCTCGTAAGGCGTCACCCGATTTGTGAAAAAGGCGCGCGGCCACGTCTTGCTGGATTCGAAAATATTCAAGTCGAGAGAGGTGATCTTCTTCAACGAAGTAGTCATTTCCGCCTGGCTCTCGGGGCCGCCGAGAAAATAGCGGACGTTGAGCATATCGAAGAGAGGCAGGTCGTTTGAAAGTTGATCGTCAATCGGGCCGATCTGGGAACTACAAAAGAAAAGCTTCGCTCCGGAAGCATCGAGCAACGATTTGTAGTATTTGTTCAGCAACGGATCCGGGCCGTCGATCTGCTCGAGGCCAATGGCTCCGCCATAGCCGGGGAACAGATTATGGTCGAAACCGGCGCTTCGCGAAGGCTCAGCGGAGCGCTCGGCGATCATCTTAACGGCAGGAGATTCAGCGAGAAGATCAGTCCGCTGTTGCGGGTTCATGACGTAGGGGTCGAACGGCG from Chthoniobacterales bacterium carries:
- a CDS encoding succinate dehydrogenase cytochrome b subunit, with the protein product MTASSSFYRSSIGKKMIVAITGVVLIAFVLGHLLGNLQIFLGPDWINSYAEHLRQLGPFLWVIRSFLLLNVLLHIFYTISLALENRRARPVAYKKKDNVKATFASRSMALSGLIVLAFILYHLAHFTVRVTDPRFLLLKADPLNRYDVYSMMVYGFQNYFVSGFYVLGMFLLALHLSHGTSSFFQSLGLNDKKLTPKLATAGRIFAWLIFIGYTSIPVAVLLHLVKPAQQL
- a CDS encoding methyltransferase domain-containing protein; this encodes MSPPSRFRSNPAAAAEVVARFSQSPHPPGTSYATVRDYCESLDELPQVTAMDGDLKNVQRPWAVKALLANVPPPARLLEIGGGQPIVSGFLNELGYEVTLVDPYDGFGNGPTDYQQYVERYPNVKIRREYFRPGMGGLAPGSFDAIFSVSVLEHLPPPALTNCFEAIAEFLSPNGFSIHCFDFILQGIGDAHDLTVAQAILTEQQKLGGQTAPEPIAQLVEQLRADVETFFLSPQGHHNWRGGQPYAEFPFRKVVSLQTIVARSPAP
- a CDS encoding glycosyltransferase family 4 protein → MRRLQPPLRVSNILFVLYHDFSANSAVHVHNFANQLAALGHSTAVAFPDGRDSGTGLGDQNYSVHRFPQVDGDWTRIFPDGRSPDVVHAWTPRENVRLFCEKLAGFCTFSLFVHLEDNEELILEVNLGTSFEKLARSRSVEIPANLSHPRHYRAFIASAAGVTLIMDRLDRFVPPEIPKLVLWPGADDQLFFPRPRDPELPAQLGLSEGTVVLCYTGNVHSANARDVRSLYLAAAILDREGIPARLVRTGRDFNPFLGPDEEWAQKISIPLGYVEYREIPAILSLADVLVQPGADNAFNEFRLPGKLPEFFAMGRPVIVPNCNVGRFVRDGEEALVLPRVDALGIVDAIRHLRANKSLAERLAAGATEFCRKNFNWRNNAGALARFYADVSAQSQKQTQTDVPAITVSK
- a CDS encoding glycosyltransferase family 2 protein yields the protein MPDQNEYLLELTAELEQLQRSLMDLRRQAAKPSQEKRIPDGDALDSAHRHLATAKRLARLLQTGVAGVESQLERAEQEVWSLKVKRADATARLKSRERLLEQIQHSAAWKIIKPIWKLFHRSEKPDRIDNRDLAFALDLPKQWKTSREILLIKGWCFSRSGKEIAGVRAKIGRKGRLARYGLERRDVAGSFGDWPLASRSGFTIELRVPPGRSMVRLEMIEQGSEWQPFFEHELEREPGEGDATFEEESAGDARFPERILKLPSLSAAKAFELLQPAFDKHAQRATSDAPFFSILTSTFNSKPEWLAEAALSLLNQSIADWEWCLVDDGSENPQTRKLLELLDRISPRVRICFSAKAGISAANNQALELARGEYVCFLDHDDLLHPFALEAMQEKLREGDDVVYSDEDKIEDATGDLVEPFFKPDWSPEYFRGVMYVGHLLCVRRDLARKTRFDSAFDGVQDFEFMLRLSEMGPRIGHIPQVLYHWRKTPGSIAATTDAKPNLGALQARAVNAHLERMGLAARAEQSKLPHRLNFVPANRERLRRVSIIIPTRDAPDVFGRCLKSIFATTSHPDFEVIVMDNETTDESALALMREFPIRRILFPNPFNFSRANNQGAAAATGELLVFLNNDTEVITADWLQQLAYYAEQNDVGATGALLAYPDRTVQHAGVALGMRGTADHTMRRFPIEVDGYAGSLLCAREVSAVTGACLMIRKSLFEEIGGFNEHFFTAYQDVDLCLRLRARGLRIIYTPQALLFHHESVSRQSYYDMIDRMLLLDQWEEVIERGDPYYNPNLNLECGDYSRRSA